The genomic stretch GCATCGCGATCGCTTCGCCGACGAGCTGGGCGTCGATCTCGGGCTTGTCGATCTCGAGGATGTTGATGAACACGTCGCGCTGCGTGCGCTTCCGGATGTCGTCCTTCAAGCGGTCGACCTCGGCGCCCTTCCTGCCGATGATGATCCCCGGGCGTGAGGTCAGGATGTTGACCTTGAGCTTGTTCGCGGCGCGCTCGATCTCGATCGCCGACACGCCCGCGTGCCCGAGGCGCTGCTTGAGCTCGCGCCTCAGCTTGAGGTCTTCGTGGAGCAGCTCGGCGTACTTCTTCGAGGCGTACCAGCGCGAGCGCCAGGTCTTGTTGAAGCCGATGCGGAATCCGTACGGGTGGACTTTCTGACCCACGACTA from Candidatus Polarisedimenticolaceae bacterium encodes the following:
- the rpsC gene encoding 30S ribosomal protein S3, yielding MGQKVHPYGFRIGFNKTWRSRWYASKKYAELLHEDLKLRRELKQRLGHAGVSAIEIERAANKLKVNILTSRPGIIIGRKGAEVDRLKDDIRKRTQRDVFINILEIDKPEIDAQLVGEAIAMQLEKRVAFRRAMRKAIESALRFGAKGIKVQVGGRLAGAEIARTERYLEGRLPLHTLRSEIDYGLAEARTTYGVIGVKVWINRGESREIRVSDDARR